The Candidatus Acidiferrales bacterium genome contains a region encoding:
- a CDS encoding HAD-IA family hydrolase has protein sequence MSTVSNNSKKISGVKALAFDLDGTLVDSKLDLVLSMNATLVHLGREPLEHEQIAGYVGGGVPLLIKRALGEDAAESEINDGIAFFLDYYRQHILDNTIPYPGVLEGLDALAGRSLAVLTNKPVKFSQAILDGLNMSQYFRFVYGGNSFDKKKPDPIGLTTLLRDFGAAPQEMMMVGDSDVDVYTARNAGTWACGVTYGLGSAKLHQCPPDLLLDSLADLPGYIPK, from the coding sequence ATGTCCACGGTTTCCAACAACAGCAAAAAAATATCCGGCGTCAAGGCGCTCGCTTTCGATCTCGATGGCACGCTCGTCGATTCGAAGCTCGATCTCGTACTCTCGATGAATGCCACGCTCGTGCATCTGGGCCGCGAGCCTCTGGAGCACGAACAGATCGCCGGCTACGTTGGGGGCGGAGTTCCTTTGCTCATCAAGCGCGCGCTCGGCGAAGATGCCGCCGAGAGCGAAATCAACGACGGCATCGCATTTTTCCTCGATTACTATCGCCAGCACATTCTCGATAACACTATTCCGTATCCCGGCGTGCTCGAAGGACTCGATGCGCTCGCGGGACGCTCGCTGGCCGTGCTCACCAATAAGCCCGTGAAATTCAGCCAGGCCATTCTCGATGGCTTGAACATGAGCCAGTATTTCCGGTTCGTCTACGGCGGAAACAGCTTCGACAAGAAAAAACCCGACCCAATCGGACTAACAACGCTGCTGCGTGATTTCGGCGCCGCGCCACAGGAAATGATGATGGTCGGCGATTCGGATGTCGACGTTTACACTGCGCGGAACGCCGGCACGTGGGCCTGCGGCGTGACATACGGCCTCGGCAGCGCCAAGCTGCATCAGTGCCCGCCGGATTTGCTGCTCGACAGTCTCGCGGACTTGCCGGGATATATTCCGAAATGA